Proteins from a genomic interval of Meiothermus sp.:
- a CDS encoding universal stress protein, whose protein sequence is MYQCILLPIDGSPPGEHAAEVGLALAKRLGASVVFVHVIEPQRYRELHDYQEALERARTVGRALLEHWERKAQHLKVACATQLTSTQPESRPGVAEALVDAGVAHGCDLVVMGTHGRTGLPRVLLGSVAERMARLAPTPLLLVRGDDTEPTLFKRILVAFDGSAYSELALQHADALAGALKAKLSVVYVVPDLTQLYLSAGRAWMFADQAQLQAQLSQEQARLREQGEFILKEATKRCEHSTQVHTILREAGRSLIGERICEVANEEKADLIVMGTHGHTGLRKFLLGSVAEDVAQQARQPILLVRNPAALNHPEERHLPPPGER, encoded by the coding sequence ATGTATCAATGCATTCTTTTGCCTATAGACGGCTCACCCCCCGGTGAGCATGCGGCAGAGGTTGGGCTGGCCCTTGCCAAGCGGCTAGGGGCTTCGGTGGTGTTTGTGCACGTTATTGAGCCACAGCGCTACCGCGAGCTACACGACTACCAGGAAGCGCTCGAGCGAGCCCGCACGGTTGGGCGGGCCTTGTTGGAGCACTGGGAGCGCAAAGCCCAGCATCTCAAGGTTGCCTGCGCCACCCAGCTCACCAGTACCCAGCCGGAAAGCCGCCCAGGCGTTGCAGAAGCCCTGGTGGACGCTGGGGTTGCCCATGGCTGCGACCTGGTGGTAATGGGCACCCACGGGCGCACCGGCCTGCCCAGGGTGCTGCTGGGCAGCGTGGCCGAACGCATGGCCCGCCTGGCCCCCACACCACTCTTGCTGGTGCGGGGGGACGATACCGAGCCCACCTTGTTCAAGCGCATCTTGGTTGCCTTTGACGGCAGTGCCTATAGTGAGCTGGCTCTGCAACACGCCGATGCACTGGCCGGGGCCCTGAAGGCCAAGCTTTCGGTGGTGTACGTGGTACCCGATCTGACCCAGCTATACCTGAGTGCAGGGCGGGCTTGGATGTTTGCCGACCAGGCCCAACTACAGGCCCAACTATCCCAGGAGCAAGCCCGCCTGCGCGAACAAGGCGAGTTCATCTTGAAAGAAGCCACAAAGCGCTGCGAACATAGCACGCAAGTGCACACCATACTGCGGGAGGCCGGACGGAGCCTGATTGGGGAGCGCATCTGCGAAGTGGCCAACGAGGAAAAAGCCGACCTGATCGTGATGGGCACACACGGGCACACCGGGCTGCGCAAGTTCTTACTGGGTAGCGTGGCCGAGGATGTAGCCCAGCAGGCCCGCCAGCCCATTCTGCTGGTACGCAACCCTGCCGCCCTGAACCACCCCGAAGAACGACACCTCCCCCCGCCTGGGGAGCGCTAA
- a CDS encoding universal stress protein, translated as MYKRILIPTDGSAPSETAVKAGLELAKSLGAETTLLYVVEPVMARILIGPETIPYYPDLTRDLEIAGKQALERAEGFAQYLGVPAKTELKQGNAAQVIVEEAAGHDLVVMGTHGRSGLDRLLLGSVTQKVLQRSPKPMLVVRMHEPPH; from the coding sequence ATGTACAAACGAATTCTGATTCCGACCGATGGCAGTGCCCCTAGCGAAACCGCTGTTAAGGCAGGCCTCGAGCTGGCCAAAAGCCTGGGGGCCGAGACCACCTTGCTGTATGTGGTAGAGCCGGTGATGGCCCGTATACTGATTGGCCCCGAGACCATTCCCTACTACCCCGACCTCACCCGTGACCTCGAGATAGCCGGCAAGCAGGCCCTCGAGCGGGCCGAGGGGTTCGCCCAGTACCTGGGGGTTCCGGCCAAGACCGAACTCAAGCAGGGCAATGCCGCCCAGGTGATTGTGGAGGAGGCTGCCGGGCACGACCTGGTGGTGATGGGCACCCACGGGCGCAGCGGGCTGGATCGGCTCCTGCTGGGATCGGTAACTCAAAAGGTATTGCAGCGAAGCCCCAAACCGATGTTGGTGGTACGAATGCATGAACCACCCCACTAA
- a CDS encoding metal-sensitive transcriptional regulator, translating to MRTVKKHDLEARTRVLNRLKRLEGQVRGLQKMVEEDRDCREILTLLAGIRSALEATGDLIFETYLEECRADLARGQGDTKAIVEAVRLLRR from the coding sequence ATGCGTACTGTCAAAAAACACGACCTCGAGGCCCGCACTCGCGTCCTGAACCGGCTCAAGCGGCTGGAGGGGCAGGTGCGGGGCCTGCAAAAGATGGTGGAAGAAGACCGCGACTGCCGCGAAATCTTAACGCTGCTGGCTGGCATCCGAAGCGCCCTGGAAGCCACCGGCGACCTCATCTTTGAGACCTACCTGGAAGAGTGCCGGGCCGACCTGGCCAGAGGCCAGGGGGACACCAAGGCCATCGTGGAGGCCGTGCGCCTGCTGCGCAGGTAA
- a CDS encoding TlpA family protein disulfide reductase, with the protein MKLSPDALLLGPLALSWPNLALLVGVLAFTWLAARQGLESKAWWVLLATLLAARIGYVVAHLSTWPSLGAALLGVVDIRSGGWNWWVGLPVGALAAVWLLRQESPRLLVPGGAALALALLPLGVQFSLTRPAQTPAPPEYASRVLQYLEPAQTRPLEVRFAELPKPMLLNFWATWCPPCRAEMPLLVEYQQKGYPIVLLNAGEDVGAIQGFLAQTGLSARVFLDSAGLQRAFQVSGLPTTLLIGADGKVLARHLGPVNRAQLEELLRQLE; encoded by the coding sequence ATGAAACTCAGCCCGGACGCCCTTTTGCTGGGCCCTCTGGCCCTGAGCTGGCCCAACCTGGCCCTGCTGGTGGGGGTTCTGGCCTTTACCTGGCTGGCCGCCCGGCAAGGCCTGGAAAGCAAAGCCTGGTGGGTGCTGCTGGCGACGCTCCTGGCCGCCCGGATAGGCTATGTGGTGGCCCACCTCTCCACCTGGCCCAGCCTGGGGGCTGCCCTCCTGGGTGTTGTGGACATCCGCAGCGGGGGCTGGAACTGGTGGGTGGGGCTTCCGGTGGGGGCCCTGGCCGCGGTCTGGCTCTTACGCCAAGAAAGCCCACGGCTCTTGGTGCCGGGCGGCGCGGCGCTGGCACTGGCGTTGTTACCCCTGGGGGTGCAGTTTAGCCTGACCCGGCCCGCCCAGACCCCGGCGCCGCCCGAGTATGCCAGCCGCGTGCTGCAGTACCTCGAGCCCGCCCAAACCCGCCCTCTGGAAGTGCGCTTTGCTGAACTCCCCAAGCCCATGCTGCTCAACTTCTGGGCCACCTGGTGCCCACCCTGCCGGGCCGAGATGCCCCTTTTGGTGGAGTACCAGCAGAAGGGCTACCCCATCGTGCTGCTCAACGCCGGCGAAGACGTGGGAGCCATCCAGGGCTTTCTGGCCCAGACCGGGCTTTCGGCGCGGGTTTTCCTGGACAGCGCCGGCTTGCAGCGGGCCTTCCAGGTAAGCGGGCTGCCCACCACTTTGCTGATTGGCGCCGATGGAAAGGTGCTGGCCCGCCACCTGGGGCCGGTGAACCGGGCCCAGCTTGAAGAGCTTTTGCGGCAGTTGGAATAG
- a CDS encoding copper chaperone PCu(A)C, translating into MLRTILVLLSLIGLTGLAQTALKAENPWVRLVPGPVSGAFMTLYNPSDRAIRVIAVESPMAGKVEIHQTTIVKGAGGTEVMQMRPVQFLEIPAKGRVELKPGGYHIMLMMLKEPLQEGKLVRITLRLEGGGTLLVEAPVKAQ; encoded by the coding sequence ATGCTACGCACAATACTGGTTTTGTTGAGTTTGATAGGCCTGACGGGCCTTGCCCAAACCGCCCTGAAAGCCGAAAATCCCTGGGTTCGCCTGGTACCTGGCCCGGTGAGCGGGGCCTTCATGACCCTTTACAACCCCAGCGACAGGGCCATTCGGGTGATTGCCGTCGAAAGCCCCATGGCTGGTAAGGTAGAAATCCACCAAACCACCATCGTTAAAGGTGCAGGGGGCACAGAGGTCATGCAGATGCGCCCCGTTCAGTTTCTGGAGATCCCGGCCAAGGGCAGGGTCGAGCTCAAACCCGGGGGTTATCACATCATGCTGATGATGCTTAAAGAACCCCTGCAGGAGGGCAAGCTAGTTCGGATCACCCTGAGGCTCGAGGGGGGCGGCACTCTGCTGGTGGAAGCCCCCGTCAAAGCGCAGTAA